Proteins from a genomic interval of Mycolicibacterium grossiae:
- a CDS encoding peroxiredoxin: MLRPGTRAPDFTLKDQAGQPVTLSGFAGARNVLLVFFPSAFTPTCRGELSEIRDRPDVYANGAVQTLAISVAPPPVHRVWAAENDFTFPLLSDFWPHGAVAQAYDVLDAASGFPNRGTFVVDRSGVIVFAEMKQPGEQRDQSVWADALGALAPR, encoded by the coding sequence ATGCTCCGCCCCGGCACGCGGGCACCGGACTTCACGCTGAAGGACCAGGCCGGCCAGCCCGTGACGCTGAGCGGTTTCGCCGGTGCGCGCAACGTGCTGCTGGTGTTCTTCCCGTCCGCCTTCACCCCGACCTGCCGCGGAGAATTGTCCGAGATCAGGGACCGTCCGGACGTCTACGCCAACGGTGCCGTCCAGACGCTGGCGATCTCGGTGGCCCCGCCGCCGGTGCACCGCGTGTGGGCCGCCGAGAACGACTTCACCTTCCCGCTGCTGTCCGATTTCTGGCCGCACGGCGCGGTGGCCCAGGCCTACGACGTCCTCGACGCGGCGAGCGGGTTCCCCAACCGTGGCACGTTCGTCGTCGACCGCTCGGGGGTCATCGTGTTCGCCGAGATGAAGCAGCCCGGCGAGCAGCGTGACCAGTCCGTCTGGGCCGACGCGCTGGGGGCGCTCGCGCCGCGCTGA